A window of Eriocheir sinensis breed Jianghai 21 chromosome 42, ASM2467909v1, whole genome shotgun sequence genomic DNA:
GAGAAGAGTATATACTATCAGTGAACAGCAGCAAATCCAGACACTTCCACCTTGGCAAGGGGAGCCTAACACAGCCACACTGGAGCGCTAtgcgggggggggggatgagcgTGTCTGATATCGATTAGCGTTCGCGCTTGCGCCCTGACTACACGACAGCAGCTCGCCTAGCGCAGCGCACAAGAGGGTGAGAGAATATTATCGAGCatgtctctccttccctgtctcctgcAAGGCTTGGGGGCCAGCGGCGGCCTGACAGTGAGGTGAGGGTCTAGCAGAGGGCGTGTCGCCGGCCCCCCACCCAACAATGGTCAGGACGGGGGGCCGGGCCTCGGACACAGCCCTTGCACGCATGTCAGCGATGCATGGTCACTAGACGCGCCCCAAAGTGCAAACAGTACCATGACACAAACACAAGGAGACAGAGTAGAAGAGAAATGCTCTCTCATCTGGAAGAAAGAAAATTTTAATGCCTTGATTGCACACACTGTCTGTTGGATGTTCGTGGGCAGGAGCAGGGGTgttggggcagggcggggcggggcacgagGCGCTGAGCTGAGAGTTGTGACCAGTGAGTGGCGGCCTCCCCCGACACCCGTGCTGCGGGCCCAGGAATATCCAAGACAGGACGGCACCTCTAAGCCACTGCACCCACCTGCAGCGGTCTAGAGTCCCCAAGCGCGGGGAAGCAATGCGCAAATTCGCCCTAGAGCGCACGCCGGCGCGTGTGGCTGGGAGCTAGCTAGGGCTGGCCGCTGATGGCCAGTCTGTTATCATCTCTTGAAAAGAATGTATACACATACTACCCATGTGCTGAGTTACGTACAGGTATAGTTTCCATGAACGTAGTTGCTGACCATTGGAGAAACCTGGCCCAATGctgtgggggagaaagaggggaagggttgtttGTTAATGGCCAGTTCTAGAAGAGGGGCGTGTTTGgctacacacacgcgcacacacacacactctggctCTAGAGGCTTGCTTCTctgctcctccatcaccaccacctctcaatTCTTTAAGCCATTGTGTGAGTAGTATTACTATTATCGTTACTATCAACATTGACCATGGCAGAAGGTTTGGGGTGACCTCTACGTGCCTCCGTGAACCAGCGCGGAACTTTGTGTGACTGGTGCCCAAGCGGGCCTTTATGACGGCAACCTTTACAATGGCAACAAGGTCAAGAGAATGGCCTCTGTGCTCTCACCCTGCCCAGGCCTCGCCGGAGCCCTGGGCAGGGTGAGGGGGAAAAATGTAAACAAGAGGCAGACTGAGCATGGCTGTTGTTTGATTACTgcgcagcggcggcggcggcagcaggagACCAAACTACTGTTGCCGTCGCCGCCACCACCTTGCAGGCGCACCAACGTCCACTGTCCCTGAGGAGCCACGCTGACAGGCTGGGGCAGCACGCGAGGCAGGGCagtcacagcacacacacacgcaaacacacacacacacacacacaggtctttTCCAAAGTCTAACCTTCCTCCTTACGTATAATAAGTTCCAAAACTCTACTCCACTCCAAATccccaacaacgacaacaacttgCAACACAACTGTGCAAGAGCTTCACCTGACCCCTTACTCACCTGTTCTGTTCACCCGCACCACCTGCAAACCACCTTCACAACACACATCCCCCAACACCACATATAACAAAGATCACTAATGCTTGTGAATGTTTCCTACGGGGCACATGATGTCTGCATCTATACATTCTGTTTGTCTGCCACCTGACTAACACCTAAGACGACAGCATGCTATATTTAAACATCCACCTCACTCTCAATCCTAACTTTTGCCTGACAAGTCTCAATGAAGTTGTGTTTATGCTTCACCTGCCTCAATACACTCACTTCCTCCACAGCCTTCCTTTGACTCCCAACTAATGCTCACACCAACTTATGTGCCAATATAACTTCTAATAAACTTTACAGaaaacctaaacacacacacacacacacacacacaaaaaataaaaaataagacacacacacacacacacacacagacgtgaCTACCCTTGGCTCAAATCAGCAGGAGAGGACTGGGCTTCTCCCAAGGACAGTGGAAGTTAGACAAGGCAAGACTCACCCCCAGCGTCTTGAATGAATAACAAGCATAAAGGGGACCAGTAAGCACCCACTGACTGCGAGCACAAGAAACACACAGCGGGTGAGTCTTGCCAAGATGGAACACTCGTAGCACCCAACACAAACTGGGTGACGGAGCAAttacagggaaggagaggaagaggatggagggaaagggaacagaggaggaggaaggtagccacaaggatggaagggaagggaagatcgCAAGGAGGAATTAATATGGAGACTCCAGTGGTTGCCAGAACAGGAAGATCTACAAATGGATATGAAATGGTTCACCTTGTCTATAAACTCCTGGAAACAAGACAAACGGCGTAAATAAGCCTGACCGTCTCAACAACAATAGTAACGTAGAGAGTCCAAGGAGCTGTGAGTATGTACAGGTCAAGCTTTAAAAGtggagaagtaaataaaaaacgtTGTCTCAAAAACTGTGCgctaggagagagaaaaaataaaaaagaaaaaaggttgatATAATTAAAATGTTATGTTATTAGCGGGATGATATAACAAGCTGTACTCTACCTATTAATTTTGTGTTTAAGTATGTAGCCAATCTAACTGAATCATGGTAGTGTCATTGTGAACTTCAGTGAACGTAATCACAACTAACCGAGGAAAAACAGGGACGTAAAAAGCCCGAGAAAGttcaggaaaaaaacaaaaataaaaatatgtacaaacgaAAGGTATATCACTACTACCTCAACTCCACTTCCTGAGCGATGCAGGGAGGGAGTGTAAGGATGTGGGAAGCCTTCAAGAATGAGAAGAATTTTGACGAGACACCACACATATGAAGCTGAGACAATCCCTAAGTCACTCAGTCCTTAAGACCACTCCTGAAAAAACTATATATGTGTAAGACAAAATCAGTCATCTATATCAATCTGTAAGTCCACTCAATTATCAACCAGCCAACAATTATGACCCTAAAGTCTTGTGTAAAAGCAGAGGGAGACAAACTAACCAGCTAATGATCAGACTTGAAACTCCAAAATACTTCACCGAGGACGTTTCAAAACTCCTCAATGTCTAATCAATGACAGGTGCCACTGATAAGCTTAACACCTGTCTGGTCCTAATGCCTGGCAGAGAACTGGTGGTTGGGATGGATGGTTTAGCACAGGACAGGTGACGGTAGACatgaaaagagtgaagggaggaggaggaaggcttgtAGGAGCAGGACAAGGCCACAAGAAAGGAGTGAGAGGACAGACAGGACAGCAGCGGAGTGAAAGGttgtgaggaggaaagaagaggactgGAGAGGGCATCAAGGCAGGGGTGTTGTAGGCGTGGGCGCTGGTTGGGGTACCTAGCCAGTCGACGTAGGAGTTGAGGAGTCCCACCACGCCGCACATGTCCCACACGTAGGGGTACACGTCGTAGAGGAGGGAACGGTTCTTGACGCGGTTAAGACGGTTGGCCATGCGCTTCACCTGCTTGGCCAGGTCGCTGAACTTAGCTGCACGCTCAAACCACTCCTCCACCTGTGGCCGGGGACAGGGAGCACCAGGTTAGGGGGGAACAATGTGGCAGCTTTGCTAGGAGAGGAGATCCTAGTGACAATGGGAATGATAACAGCTGAGAATAATGGCCCTGACTACTGGCGGCCTTGGCAACACACAGACAGGCTGGTGGTTACCTCTGGCTTGGTCTCTGGGTCCGGGCAGCGGCGCTGGTCAATGACCAGGTGGGAGTTTATCTTGAGCCAGTTGAACTCATTCATGATGGTGATGCCGTAGCGGCCGTGCTCGTAGGGGAGGTAGAAGAGCTCCGCCAGCACCTGCAGGTCCTCCAGGGTGagctcctccttgtcctcatccaGGGGCAGGCTGAGGGGTGCCTTGCTGGGGGGGGAGCTGctgctggaggtggtggaagaggggcCGTCCTCCTGGTCCAGGGGGGCCGCAGGGGAGTCCTCAGGGCTGGAGTCTGCCTTGGAGACCTCACCGTTCTCCATCATGATGGTGTCGtcggtgtgtgggggggaggtggcgggggaggggttgCAGTCCATGGGCTCCACgccggaggtggtggaggcgtcCTGGGACACTGTGGAGGCAGAGTCCGCCTCCTCGGGGCtggtctccaccaccaccttgttCTCTGACACTAGGGAGTTCATAACGGGGTTCATGGTGGGCGTGAAGGTGGTGTCCTGGACGGCGTCAGCCAGCACGTTGATGTTGGGCTGCGGCAGGCCGGGCGCCGCcagggtggtggaggtgagggacatGCAAGTATTGACGGAGGGCAGGATGGGCACCGGTGTGGGGATCTGGGGCTGCTGGATGGTGCCAAACGCCGACACAGACCGCTGGAACTCCAATAGCCAATCCTGCAAGGCCATGCGCAGGGCACGGCGGGGGTGGTAGGCGTTGGGGGACAGCCCGGTGGGACACTCATCACTGGCATCCTCACCCTCGGTCTCCAGCCGGATGTCTGCACTCACCGCGTCATCTGGGGGGGCAAATGGTGCTTAGTATCAGGGCAGCTTGAACAATGGACTGCCTATTACACTATTATACAAGTCTTCACAGGCCCTAACACAACACCCACTGTACTTCTCGAGACTAACACGGTCAAAATATCACCATCTGACTGTACACAATAACACTCCCATCCTGACCACCACACTTACTATTATCACAGCTAGTCAGGGAAGACGAGCGCGACcactgggccagggtgtggatggcgATGAAGTTGGGACCATACTCGCAGTTGGGGTTGGTGACCACGCCacggaggaggggaatgaggtcAGGGGAGCGGCCGCAGTATGGGCCAAGGAAGAGCCTAGCCTGGTCGTAGTCATTGGCGTGCAGGTTGTCCCAGATGACGGGGGGGCGACGCATCACCTCCGTCACCTCACGTATGTGCTCCAGTGTCaggacctggaggaggaggaggtgtgatggaGCCCAGGTAAGTATAAGGTGCACTAATGTAAGTATAGGTATATATAGACTtgtccttaaccccttgactgtggatttcctacaagaagccatcatcaagcaacaggaatggaacaaaaagtggctgctacaatgcaatgaagaaaaatgtaaagtcctgcaccttgggaggggatatccagcacaccaataccacatgggaaacactccactatccaccacagaggcagagaaagacttgggagtgtatgttactaggctacccatgaaagccaaatccatgccgatcgcagcggacgggttaacaaacATAAATTgatacccatggaaatgctaataCAACCTCCCTCAAAGCAATGAAATGTTTGAGTATGTAGACTTATCACACAATACATAGCAAAAGAATTCTATTGTGAGCATTTCCAaattaaaatacacaaaaataaccagTTTCTTGCCCTGAAACCTTTGAGAATACAAGTCTATTATACGATACATAATACAAGAGTTCTACCATGTGTCTTTCCAATCAATGTACAGAAGAGTAAAGAGCGTCTCACCTTACTGATGACCTTGGGGCCGGTCCACATAATATCAATCTCCGGCGCCAGCTTCTGTCCGATTGTGTTGAGGTACTCTGAGGTCTGTACGTTGGGCACGGCGCGGGTGGAGCAATACTGGGTGGGGCAGAACATGAAGCGCGGCTGGCTCAGGTGGGCGAACACCTCGTTAGTCACCGACACCTGGGCGTGGGCGAAGGACTGGAACACCTCCTTGTCCGCCCCGCTCATCTCAGGGTCAATGTCGTCGAAGAGGATGGCGAAAGCGTTGCAGCCCATTTGTGCGACCTGTTAtaggggtgggagaggggggggagggggtcaggagcgagtttcttttaatattttttcttattgGAGCACAATGAGAGAACACGATGGaacaatagataaatagatgagtcCACGGTTATTGTTTTTCGTGCCCCTATAAAGAAAATGGGTgtagaaaaagtaaatatataaataataatagaaattgGTGAATAAGGTACAGTAAAATAGGGTTAATGCAGgaaatcataataataaaaactcTTAAATCtggaatagagaaaaatgaaaataaaataaaataaatcaaatacaAACTTCAAATTCTCTCTAGTATCAGTTTCTTGCCTAATCTCACTGCCCTCACTATCACAATGTTCCTCTTTCAACACAATCACTATCTTATCTCATCCTCTTATCACAATCACCACCCCCAACGTCGTGGATATCCTTAAAcctatcaccattatcaccactttCACCATTTCCAACCATCACTGTATTTCCCACTAAGCTTAATACTTCACCTATTTCCTTCTATGGTTCCCTATCACTATATATTCCAGTGCTATAAAAACTACACCTATTACCATATTTGCTCTCTTCTGTACCATTTCCTACCATTTCCCCATCACTGAATTCACCCTAATGCTACATACTCACCCATTTCCTTCTACTGTTCCCTATCACTACATATTCCAGTGCTATAAAACATGTACTCCACCCATCATCATATTTGCTGTCTTCTTTACCATTTCCAACCATTCCCCCATCACTGAATTCACCCTAATGCTACATCCTCACCCATTTCCTTCTACTGTTTCCTATCACTACATATTCAAGTGCTATAAAACATGTACTTCACCCATCATCATATTTGCTGTCTTCTGTACCATTTCCCCATCACTGAATTCACCCTAATGCTACATACTCACCCATTTCCTTCTACTGTTCCCTATCACTACATATTCAAGTGCTATAAAACATCTACTCCACCCATCATCATATTTGCTGTCTTTACCATTTCCTACCATTCCCCCCATCAGTGAATTCACCCTAATGCTACATACTCAACCATTTCCTTCTACTGTTCCCTATCACTACATATTCAAGTGCTATAAAACATGTACTCCACCCATCATCATATTTGCTGTGTTCTTTACCATTTCCAACCATTCCCCCATCACTGAATTCACCCTAATGCTACATACTAACCCACTTTCTTCTATTCCCCATCACAAAAATTTCCAGTGGTACAATTTCTCCACTCCACCTATCGCCATCTTCCTCTTTACTTATTCAGAATCCCTTGTCTAGTGTGGTATGTTATAAGGGTGTTGAATGCTCTTATATTGCCAGTACATGGACACTGGGAAAGTTAAGATTATATGTAATAGAAGATTGCTAATACAACACATTCTGAATCTCTTAATTTCACCTTATCATATAAGGCTAAAAGGGTGCTGAATACTCTTATATATACAGCTGGTACAATAAtagataagggaaaataaggatatttgacaagaaggaaaacagagaaggaaaaagatgactaaaaacaagaggaaggaaagaaggaaaatgataatgactaaaaacaagaagaggaaagaaagagaacagagaaggaaaaagatgacaaaaaacgagaaaaggaaagaagagaatgaaggaaaaagaagaccatTTCTGaccctcttaacccggtagcagcgagggaccaaatttgtgccatgatataaacaccccaaaaaaatagaagatgcataaactgatcacaaatgcatttatatatattatgaaatggtttgcgtgagtgatgattttcctctcatttttcttggggcctttaagaaacatgatccccacagctaccaggttaagctcaGCACACCCGCCACCCACCTGCTCCAATTTCCTCTTAAGGGCTGCCAACTCCTTCTGACTGGAGTAGGTGATGTCCAGGCCGGGGGAGATGGCATAGTAGAAAGCGATGCCGTGTTGCCGCGCTTCTGTGATCAGCGCGGTGAGGTGCTCGGCCTCCTCGACGGTGTACAGCTCCCGCCAGTTAGCCCGGTGCTTGTAGTCATCCTTGGGGGCGTACAGGTAGCAGTTCATGCCCCATTTCTGCTGCCTGGGGTGCGGAGAGAGATCGTGTGTTAGGAGTCCGTGGGATGCAAGAGtgtaaaaagatgataaaaaaaggaacagtaataatagtaatggaaaTGGGTGAGATGGGTGGGCAAGGAGATGCAACCATGTAGAAAATATTTAGATGTtcttggttagcatgagtgagcCAACACATTATGATTCCTAGATTTTGTAATTCACTGGCCAGGTGTAAAAAATAATCCTGgtaatttgttttatttcaccTTTAGGCCCACAAAAAGCcgcataaacaataaatacacaaaagaCAAGAAGATAGTGAAAATATAACTGAACTAACGTGATTCTTTGTTCGTCTggtgctttctttactgtaaaaataaataaataaataaatgataaattcTAACTCGCTAGACAAACATATGCGccaacaaaacaataaataagaataaaaatgattGACTTACTTCACAAACAGATCTTTCCTCTGTTCTGGGGTCCATGGTCTGCCATAGAAACCTGCAACAAGAGGAAGACATGTCAAGGAGAGATCTATAGAGCAGGTCTAGATAAAAGGACCTTGGCATTATAGTGGCCAATAACCTCAAATCATCCAGTCACGCAGGCAATGGGGGGCTAAAGCAAAACAGCAACTGGGCATCATATGATTTTTCTTATAATAGCCCATGGTCTACTAtgctctccctcacacactcaggcctggtagactacaaatgggtaaatacacacacacacacacacatacatacatacacacagacgccTGACAAAAGATTATCGGATATGAGGTACAATATTAAGCCACAGAAGCCATGATAAGCCTCACACTAAAGCTTGTATTAATGCTGGCAAGGGATATCAGCTTATCAGGCTTACTATAATAGCTCATAATACCTGTCCTGATTGCCTTACATGGTGGAAAAGTAAGAATGCTGGACAGCCTTATAACTAGGAGTCTATAGGCTTGCTTCGCTCAGGTCAGGATAGTAATATAGGATTTTTCAGGGTAAAGCTAACCAAGAAAGATGACAGGTGCCCTTTCCTGATGATgtatacagaaaaataaaaaatgaaaggaatggagatagtaaaaataataaatgtagaTTGATTCCATAACTGAACTAATGCGATTATTTTTTCTTGtgcacttgacacacacacacacacacacacacacaccaaataataaataaaagtaattatttttttaaggtaTAGTTGACCAGGTAAGGAGAAAACATACAtaccaaactaacctaacaagAGAAcccaggtaaaaaaaataatctaaaacAAGAATGACTGGTGCCCTTTCCTAATGACACAGGTAAGAGGCTGATACTACAGTTTCTTGATAAATGTTAATGTGCTAATCTTCACTCAGGACCAAACTACTCAATTTTGATATATGAACTAATTATGCAGCAATAGGTAATGGGCACTATTTCAGCAGTAATAGGTATACTTAGCCAAGAGTTGGGGTTACTGATTTAAGTGAATTGAGATAGGTAAGGAAAAATGAGTGCTTGGGTGCAGGTTCAGTGATACCTTACCCTGCCATATTCAGATGGGTGTAATTCTGTATATTTACCAACTGTTATAATCACGAACTAATAACTTGATAAACCGAGACTTGAAAATATGACAAATTATGTTGAATCACATCAAAAGAAGTGATTTAAATGTTGAGCTATGAAGACCGAACATGAAataccaagaagtgaaaaaaatatatattaggatGAAAAGTTgcggaaaaaaacatgaaaccaaCATAAAACATACTGAAATAGTAGTCACGGGATCATTTTTAAGGAGAAACTAAAGAAATAATGAATGGCAAATAAGAAGACGCAAAAGGGGAGGACACCAACCCATCTAGCAACCAAAAAAAATAGCAACCAAGCAAGAATTTTACGAAATATTCAATAACAAGGCCATACCACCAGCCAACACCCCGCCCATCCtaacacgcccacacccacgcaaACTTAACcacac
This region includes:
- the LOC127010085 gene encoding protein O-GlcNAcase-like isoform X1, with the translated sequence MAAEDNSNTSVDNINHLNTRKNFVCGVVEGFYGRPWTPEQRKDLFVKQQKWGMNCYLYAPKDDYKHRANWRELYTVEEAEHLTALITEARQHGIAFYYAISPGLDITYSSQKELAALKRKLEQVAQMGCNAFAILFDDIDPEMSGADKEVFQSFAHAQVSVTNEVFAHLSQPRFMFCPTQYCSTRAVPNVQTSEYLNTIGQKLAPEIDIMWTGPKVISKVLTLEHIREVTEVMRRPPVIWDNLHANDYDQARLFLGPYCGRSPDLIPLLRGVVTNPNCEYGPNFIAIHTLAQWSRSSSLTSCDNNDAVSADIRLETEGEDASDECPTGLSPNAYHPRRALRMALQDWLLEFQRSVSAFGTIQQPQIPTPVPILPSVNTCMSLTSTTLAAPGLPQPNINVLADAVQDTTFTPTMNPVMNSLVSENKVVVETSPEEADSASTVSQDASTTSGVEPMDCNPSPATSPPHTDDTIMMENGEVSKADSSPEDSPAAPLDQEDGPSSTTSSSSSPPSKAPLSLPLDEDKEELTLEDLQVLAELFYLPYEHGRYGITIMNEFNWLKINSHLVIDQRRCPDPETKPEVEEWFERAAKFSDLAKQVKRMANRLNRVKNRSLLYDVYPYVWDMCGVVGLLNSYVDWLALGQVSPMVSNYVHGNYTWFSKGWREVFMSGDQEPWIFRGGLTAELQRLIPVDASNDLFVYKAPDVPARHCYVIRPYLPADRPKLFTLILHTADDRRDGSALYAAHPNLPGDLEVGSYLDALDDENVRDVNVMVVEDEWGDLVAYGSIACDGVEQSVRDETYRKKIRECYPKVTREEGIMLTPCEEMLVQLSMEPQSPPKVLVASHPSRITISSLPSVTDESVSKRLLTCLLASIRARGVFGGHCCVNVGEKCNLEQYSRHGFLEITTQSTTLYLGRSF
- the LOC127010085 gene encoding protein O-GlcNAcase-like isoform X2 is translated as MAAEDNSNTSVDNINHLNTRKNFVCGVVEGFYGRPWTPEQRKDLFVKQQKWGMNCYLYAPKDDYKHRANWRELYTVEEAEHLTALITEARQHGIAFYYAISPGLDITYSSQKELAALKRKLEQVAQMGCNAFAILFDDIDPEMSGADKEVFQSFAHAQVSVTNEVFAHLSQPRFMFCPTQYCSTRAVPNVQTSEYLNTIGQKLAPEIDIMWTGPKVISKVLTLEHIREVTEVMRRPPVIWDNLHANDYDQARLFLGPYCGRSPDLIPLLRGVVTNPNCEYGPNFIAIHTLAQWSRSSSLTSCDNNDAVSADIRLETEGEDASDECPTGLSPNAYHPRRALRMALQDWLLEFQRSVSAFGTIQQPQIPTPVPILPSVNTCMSLTSTTLAAPGLPQPNINVLADAVQDTTFTPTMNPVMNSLVSENKVVVETSPEEADSASTVSQDASTTSGVEPMDCNPSPATSPPHTDDTIMMENGEVSKADSSPEDSPAAPLDQEDGPSSTTSSSSSPPSKAPLSLPLDEDKEELTLEDLQVLAELFYLPYEHGRYGITIMNEFNWLKINSHLVIDQRRCPDPETKPEVEEWFERAAKFSDLAKQVKRMANRLNRVKNRSLLYDVYPYVWDMCGVVGLLNSYVDWLGFSKGWREVFMSGDQEPWIFRGGLTAELQRLIPVDASNDLFVYKAPDVPARHCYVIRPYLPADRPKLFTLILHTADDRRDGSALYAAHPNLPGDLEVGSYLDALDDENVRDVNVMVVEDEWGDLVAYGSIACDGVEQSVRDETYRKKIRECYPKVTREEGIMLTPCEEMLVQLSMEPQSPPKVLVASHPSRITISSLPSVTDESVSKRLLTCLLASIRARGVFGGHCCVNVGEKCNLEQYSRHGFLEITTQSTTLYLGRSF